The DNA window ACAATCGACGACTGTAACCTGCCAGCCTAATGCTTTGGCAAATTGTACGATAGAAATCGCATCGCTTCCCGCGCCAAAGATAATCAGTGGTGTCGGCGGATGAATGACTTCTATAAAGACTTCTATACTACCACCAGGAAGTTGATATTGATTGATGTTCGATTGTTGAGCGTGAAGGGCAGATTTCGCCTCGTAGACGAGAGTCTGCCATAAATTTGGGTCTTCGATATCGCTGGAGATAGAACCATCTGAAGCCAGCATCAATCTAGCACCGATCGCAATTTCAACCGAACCTTCAACCTTAAAAACAGTTGCAATAACGCCTCGCTGTCTTTTATTGAAACATTGTTGTATAAAAGGTAATGGATTGAGCGAGCGAGCGAGACGTTCGATGAGAACTTGCACTACACCATTACAACCGATACCAAATCCCCAAATAATATCTTCATCAGCCGTAGTATCGTAAGTGACAACAATCGGTCTGCCAGATGGCATTCTTTGGCGAGTATGTTCGAGAACATCGTTTTCCAAACAGCCGCCGCTAATCGCTCCTACCATTTGCCCCGTACTCGTCATTAACATACGGGCACCAGGTCGCCGATAAGTCGAACCTTGAGTATTGACAATTGTAGCTAAATATGAGTCCTCCTTTTTTTGCTGACATTCCTCAAAGACTTTCAGAATTGCTTGTAATTCGTTCATAAAAGCTTATCGGGTGTGATGGGCAAATCGCGAATTCGCTTGCCCGTGGCATGATAAACCGCATTGGCAACAGCCGCCGCGACCCCAGTAATGCCAATTTCTCCTACGCCACGAGCGCCTACAGGATTGAATTTGAGATCGGGTTTGCCGACAAATGCCACATCGATGCGAGGAATATCGGCATGAGAAGCAACATGATAGGTTGCCAAGTCGTAAACGACCGGATTGCCCAAATTGGGATCGAGTTCGCCTTCTTCCATCAAAGCGTGACTGATGCCCATAATGATTCCACCCCGCACTTGACTCGCCGCCGTTTTGACGTTGATAACGCGCCCTATATCCATGACGGAGAGCCAGCGCGTAACCCGCAAGCGTCCGATTTCTTCATCGATCGCTACTTCGCAGAAATGGGCACCCGATGAATGAAAAGCATACTTTTTCTTTTCTTCCCCTGGAGCAGTTGAAGCCGTTGCTTCCCAGGCGGCGCGTCCAGATTCCTTCAAAATAGCGATCGCTTCTGGAGCGTTTTTTGTCTTAGCTTCTTGAAGCACTTTTTCGCAAGCACCCTTAACCGCAGGCAAAAGGGATGCCGTCATTTGAGAGCCTCCCGCAATTCCCCCATCGGGCAAGCGAGAATCCCCCAATTCCACCCGAATTTGCTCGACGGGCAAACCCAAGGCTTCTGATGCCGTCATCGCAACTACAGTATAAGCACCCGTTCCCATATCGTTTCCTGCCGTCAAGACGTGAGCCGTACCATCGGGCAAAAGTCTTACTTTAGCGGAAGTCGCGCCGCGATTGCCGGGATATGTAGCGGCTGCTATGCCAATACCAACGAGCTTGCCATCGCGGGTAAGCGAGCGAGGTTTTTGGCGTTCCTGCCAGCCAAAGCGTTCTGCCCCCACCTTGAGACAATCGGCAAAATGATGCTCGGAAAAGGGTAAATTCTTGCGTTGGTCGCCTTTTGCGATGTTTTTGAGCCGTAGAGCAATTGGATCGATATTCAACTTCCAAGCCAGTTCGTCCATTGCCGATTCTAAGGCCCACATCCCTGGAGTTTCACCAGGTGCGCGCATAAAAGTAGGCGTTCCCACATTCATAATCGCCAACTCTTGATAGAGTCGGATATTGGGGCTTTCATACATCACGGGAACCATTTTAGTACAAGGTTCGCTAAATTCACCTGCTGGTGAGGCGGCAGACTTTACCTCGTGTTCGATCGCGTTTAAGGTTCCATCTGGGGTTGCACTAAGACGGATGCGCTGTTCGGTGTGCGATCTGTGTCCGGTGTTAGCGGTCATTTGACGGCGCGAGACAACGACTTTGAGAGGTTTTCCTACTTGTCTAGCAGCCGCGGCACAAAGCAACCCGTGGGGCCAAGGAAACGCTTTTGAACCAAAAGCTCCGCCAATGTAAGGACTCAGGAGTCTAACGCGCTCTGCTGGCAAGCCTAACACTTCAGCATAGGTTCGCTGCCCCACCAATACCGCCTGGGAAGGTTCGTAAATCGTAACGGCATCTTTGCCCCGCCACTGAGCAATAATGGCAGGGGGTTCCATCGGTGCATGATGCTCCATCGAAGTCAAATAAGTTGCCTCAACGGTCAGAGCGGGATCGCTCTGTGGCACCTTTCCACTGGCAAAACTACCTTTTTCAAAATTGAGCTTTTCCCCCATCATCCCTGGAGCTTCTTTATAAGTCGCCTTTTCCGGCTCGACCAGGGGAGATTGCGTATCGTACTCCACCTCGACCAAATGAGAGGCATGACGCGCGCGCTCAAAGGTATCGGCCACAACTAAGCCAATAATTTGTCCCCCATAATGAATGCGATCGTCCGCTAAGGGCAAGCGCGATTCGTAGGTCATCGAGGTCATGAAATCGTTGGTAGGTTTAAAAAGTTTCGGCGCATTGCGATGGGTAAAAACGGCGATAACCCCTGGAGATTTTTCGGCAGCGCGGGTGTTAATAGTACGAATTCGACCTTTGGCAATTGTCGAAGTGACTAAATAGCCATGTACTAACCCTTGAATTTGATGTTCGGCAGAGTAGGTAGCTTTACCCGTAACCTTTGCCCGTCCATCGATGCGGTTGAGTGAAGTTTTCATTGGCTCGTTCATCGAAAATCCTGGGTCTGAAACCCCGCCCAATAGCTGCGCTCCGGGCGGCTTTATATTTGAAACCATGCTATACTGGGATGAGTTAACATCTCAGTTAAATGCAGACTATATCAGTTCGTTGTAAGCTTCAAGTCCCACCAGAATTGCGTCAAGAGATTGACCGCACTCTGAGCGGGTTTGCCGATGCTTGCAACCAAATATTGTCTGTAGCTAAACGCGATAATTGCTGGAATACGACTAAGCTCCATCACAAGGTTTACAAACCAGTGCGGGAAGCGACGGGGTTGAAAGCTAATCACGTCTGCCAAGCAATTCGTCGCGTTATTGGCAATGCCAAAGCTGTTAAAGAAGTCCATAAGTTTAGACCAACATCTCTCAACTTGGATACGCGGACTTTTAGTTATATTGAGGAATCGCAAACAGTTGGCGTAACTTTGATGTGCGGTCGAGTCAAGTTCAAATTGAGTATTGGCAACTATCAGTTGGCATTGCTCAAAGGGCAATCCCCAACTGCTGCTACGCTTAAAAAGACAAAACTCGGCGACTACTACATCAATATCTGTGTCAATCTGCCTACTGAGCCAACTGGGAAAACACCTAAAGTAATTGGTGTCGATCTCGGTCGTCGCGAAATTGCTACCACCTCTACGGGTAAAACCTGGAGCGGTCAGCAAATCCAAGCGGTTCGGGATAGGTACAGTCGAGTTAGGGCTAACGTTCAATCCAAACGCACTCGCAGTTCGAGAAGACTGTTGAGAAGGCTTTCTAGGAGAGAACAAAGATTTCAAAAATGGCTCAACCATAATATTTCTTGCCAGCTAATTCGAGAAGCGAAAGAATTGAATGCGGCGCTGGCATTTGAGTATCTGACTGATATTAGGCAGTCTTTAAACCAAAAGCCACGGAGTAAAACAGAACGGCGGCGCACGAATAATTGGAGTTTTTACCAATTGCGAATGTTTGTCCAATACAAAGCAGCAATTGTGGGAATTCCAGTTGTGTTTGTGCCTCCTGCATACACTTCCCAAACTTGCGCGCGCTGCGGTCACGTCCACACCGAAAAAGGGAAATCGTTTCGCAATGGTAAGAAGTTTAAGTGTTTGCATTGTGGTTTTGAGTTTGACGCTGATTTAAACGCTAGTTTGAACATTTCTGCACTGGGGATGTCCGTAATCCATCCTGAAAGTCCGGGGATGAGTTGTCAGTTAGAGGGACAGTTGTCTCTATGAGCGATATCTCAAATCTGTGGCTAAAGCTCTGTCCCTTTAGGGCGGAGTAAGCTTACGCGATTCCTCCTCCTTGGGCTGACACGGTTAAGGCACGACGAATGGCACGCTTGGCCATCTCAACTTTAAAAACATTATGTTTTAGGGGCTTAGCTCCTTTTAAAGCAATCTCAGCGGCTTGTTGAAAGGTTGCCGTTTCTGGGGCTTTGCCTTTTAAAAACTCTTCGGCTTCGAGCGATCGCCAGGGTTTATGCGCTACCCCTCCGAGTGCCATACGCCCTTGCTGAATTTTGCCATCTTGAATATCCAAAGCAACCGCTACAGAAACCAAGGCAAAGGCATAGGAAGCGCGATCGCGTAACTTCAAATACACGCCAGATTTAGCAAAAGATGTAGGCGGCAAAAGCACTGCCGTAATGATTTCTCCAGGCGCAAGATTATTATCCAACTGAGGCGTGTTGCCTGGAAGTCGATGAAACTCGGTAAAAGGAATTTCTCGGGTTCCCCGCGCTCCTTCAACTTCAACAATGGCATCTAATGCCGCTAATGGCACGCACATATCCGAAGGATTAACCGCGACACATTGGTCGCTTGCGCCTAAAATCGCGTGCATTTTATTAATTCCAGTCGCCGCCGGACAGCCCGAACCAGGTTGCCGCTTATTACAGGCAAACGCCGTATCGTAATAATAGGGGCAGCGAGTGCGCTGCATTAAGTTGCCGCCAACGGTAGCCATATTGCGAATTTGCTGCGATGCCCCCGATAGAATGGCACGGGACAGCAAGGGATAGTTACTGCGGATCTCAGGATGATCGGCTACTGCGGTATTACTAACCAATGCCCCAATGCGAAGTCTTCCATCGCGGGTACGCTCGATTTTGTTGAGATTCAAGCGGGAGATATCGATGAGTTGCGAGGGTTCGTCGAGAAAAACTTTGAGGCGATCGATTAAATTAGTCCCCCCTGCAATAAATTTAGCCGTTTTTTCTTGGCTTGCTTTTTGGATGGCATCTTTGGTCGAGATGGCCCGAAGATAAGTAAAATTTTTCACGCTGATTCCTCTGCATCTTGCACCAACATTAATGCCGTCGGATCGGGCGGGGTTTGTCCGGTTGCTTGTTGTACTGCCGCGACGATGCCGTTATAAGCACTACAGCGACAAAGATTGCCGCTCAATCGTTCGCGAATTTCTGTTTCAGACAATTGAGCGAGTTGCGGCGGACTATTGAGATCTGCGGTGATGGCGCTAGCACAACCGCGTTTGACTTCATCTAGTAAAGCAACGGTCGCACAAATTTGTCCGGGAGTACAGTAACCGCACTGAAAACCATCATTTTCAACAAAGGCAGCTTGCACGGGATGTAAAGTTTCGCCTTGTGCCAACCCTTCAATCGTGACGATTTCCTTGCCATCTTGCATGATAGCTAAAGCGAGACAAGAATAAACTCGCTGTCCGTCGATCAGTACCGTACAAGCGCCGCATTGTCCGTGGTCGCAACCTTTTTTACTGCCCGTTAAGTCAAGCCTTTCTCGCAGTGCGTCTAGAAGCGTTACGCGCGGTTCGATGTTGAGGGTTTGCTCTTTACCGTTGATTTTAAGCGTTACTTGCGCTTCTCCTTGAGCCGTTGGCGTTACGGATGTTCCTTGTTGGGCTTGAGCCGATTTAATCAACGATGGAGCGGCGATCGCTCCTCCTGCTGCTGTTATTGCCCTTCCTAAAAAACCCCGTCGAGATGACGATCCCCATCTTTTGTTTTGGTCTGCCATTTGTTTTTCTGGTAGCTTGAGTGTTCTCCGAAATGCTGGGCAAGCTCGACTAAATATATGTTTGAGAGTGTTCTATCCACTCTCAAAACAATCGCCATTGTTTTAATGGGTTGGGAAGTGTTTTGCACGAACATATTTTCTTCTGTTGAATTATAACAGCTAAATATTCGCGCTTGGATTTATGTTTGAAGTCTTAGCGAATCATTTTTAGCTGGGGTACTGCGTTTGAGGTTGATTCGCGCTTGGATAGTGTCGAGAGGCGATCGCCCCAAACTCATGAGAACTAGAGAGTAAGGTCGCTCTTTCAGAGGCAGGCTAAAGCGCGATCGCATACAATAAGAGCAGCATTCCTGCCATAGTCCTCTATGCAAATTGTTCTCCCACCCGAACTTGAAGAACTCGTGCAGCGCCAACTGGTTAGCGGCAAATATCAGACTGCGATCGACGTTCTTATTGCAGGTGCAAAACTCCTCGAACAGCAAGAAGACATTTATCAGGGACGACTGCAAGAACTCCAACAGGAAGCCCTTATTGGATGGGAAGCCGCTCAACGGGGTGAACTCGTCGATGGCTCCACCGCAATGACACAAATTCGCGCTAATCTACATTCTCGTCATGCTACCCAGCCATGACCCCCCAGTTTCGCCTCACCGAACCTGCGATTCGGGATATTGAGCAAATTGCAGACTACATTGCCCGTGAATCGGGTTTGGCTCAAGCGGATCGCTTTCTAACCCGGCTTGATGCAAAATTTGCCAAAATCGCTCAATTTCCCAATCTCGGACGACAGCGCAGCGAAATCTTACCTGGATTGCGTAGTCTTCCAATGGATCGATACCTCATTCTCTACATACCAGCAAATCAGGATGTAGATATTCTTCGAGTTGTCAGTGGCTATCGCGACCTGCCAGCCCTTTTTGCTGACTCCGATGAATAAAAACTGTTTTCGTTTCCTGCACCTAATCTCACATCCGCTCTGCGGCGAGTCGTCATTCATCAGGAGTCCGGTATTGACGCGCGATCGGAAACGATGCCTTAGAAAAGTTTTTCAACCTGCAATAATTCTTAGAAAATTCGGCTGTTCGGGTATTTTAGGATAAAGTGCGACAAAGCAACA is part of the Oscillatoria sp. FACHB-1406 genome and encodes:
- a CDS encoding XdhC/CoxI family protein, which translates into the protein MNELQAILKVFEECQQKKEDSYLATIVNTQGSTYRRPGARMLMTSTGQMVGAISGGCLENDVLEHTRQRMPSGRPIVVTYDTTADEDIIWGFGIGCNGVVQVLIERLARSLNPLPFIQQCFNKRQRGVIATVFKVEGSVEIAIGARLMLASDGSISSDIEDPNLWQTLVYEAKSALHAQQSNINQYQLPGGSIEVFIEVIHPPTPLIIFGAGSDAISIVQFAKALGWQVTVVDCRANEVTRDRFLMADRVILTRREMLDKQVSIDLDTVAVVMTHNYFDDLEILKMLLPSSVKYIGILGAKQRTNEILQQIHHSKEQLDKLYFPVGLDIGAETPQEIAIAIIAEIQAVLSNRCGGMLKDRKGSIHQKLTVKVSPVDILKEHYVSTL
- a CDS encoding xanthine dehydrogenase family protein molybdopterin-binding subunit — protein: MNEPMKTSLNRIDGRAKVTGKATYSAEHQIQGLVHGYLVTSTIAKGRIRTINTRAAEKSPGVIAVFTHRNAPKLFKPTNDFMTSMTYESRLPLADDRIHYGGQIIGLVVADTFERARHASHLVEVEYDTQSPLVEPEKATYKEAPGMMGEKLNFEKGSFASGKVPQSDPALTVEATYLTSMEHHAPMEPPAIIAQWRGKDAVTIYEPSQAVLVGQRTYAEVLGLPAERVRLLSPYIGGAFGSKAFPWPHGLLCAAAARQVGKPLKVVVSRRQMTANTGHRSHTEQRIRLSATPDGTLNAIEHEVKSAASPAGEFSEPCTKMVPVMYESPNIRLYQELAIMNVGTPTFMRAPGETPGMWALESAMDELAWKLNIDPIALRLKNIAKGDQRKNLPFSEHHFADCLKVGAERFGWQERQKPRSLTRDGKLVGIGIAAATYPGNRGATSAKVRLLPDGTAHVLTAGNDMGTGAYTVVAMTASEALGLPVEQIRVELGDSRLPDGGIAGGSQMTASLLPAVKGACEKVLQEAKTKNAPEAIAILKESGRAAWEATASTAPGEEKKKYAFHSSGAHFCEVAIDEEIGRLRVTRWLSVMDIGRVINVKTAASQVRGGIIMGISHALMEEGELDPNLGNPVVYDLATYHVASHADIPRIDVAFVGKPDLKFNPVGARGVGEIGITGVAAAVANAVYHATGKRIRDLPITPDKLL
- a CDS encoding RNA-guided endonuclease TnpB family protein, whose amino-acid sequence is MQTISVRCKLQVPPELRQEIDRTLSGFADACNQILSVAKRDNCWNTTKLHHKVYKPVREATGLKANHVCQAIRRVIGNAKAVKEVHKFRPTSLNLDTRTFSYIEESQTVGVTLMCGRVKFKLSIGNYQLALLKGQSPTAATLKKTKLGDYYINICVNLPTEPTGKTPKVIGVDLGRREIATTSTGKTWSGQQIQAVRDRYSRVRANVQSKRTRSSRRLLRRLSRREQRFQKWLNHNISCQLIREAKELNAALAFEYLTDIRQSLNQKPRSKTERRRTNNWSFYQLRMFVQYKAAIVGIPVVFVPPAYTSQTCARCGHVHTEKGKSFRNGKKFKCLHCGFEFDADLNASLNISALGMSVIHPESPGMSCQLEGQLSL
- a CDS encoding FAD binding domain-containing protein, translated to MKNFTYLRAISTKDAIQKASQEKTAKFIAGGTNLIDRLKVFLDEPSQLIDISRLNLNKIERTRDGRLRIGALVSNTAVADHPEIRSNYPLLSRAILSGASQQIRNMATVGGNLMQRTRCPYYYDTAFACNKRQPGSGCPAATGINKMHAILGASDQCVAVNPSDMCVPLAALDAIVEVEGARGTREIPFTEFHRLPGNTPQLDNNLAPGEIITAVLLPPTSFAKSGVYLKLRDRASYAFALVSVAVALDIQDGKIQQGRMALGGVAHKPWRSLEAEEFLKGKAPETATFQQAAEIALKGAKPLKHNVFKVEMAKRAIRRALTVSAQGGGIA
- a CDS encoding 2Fe-2S iron-sulfur cluster-binding protein encodes the protein MADQNKRWGSSSRRGFLGRAITAAGGAIAAPSLIKSAQAQQGTSVTPTAQGEAQVTLKINGKEQTLNIEPRVTLLDALRERLDLTGSKKGCDHGQCGACTVLIDGQRVYSCLALAIMQDGKEIVTIEGLAQGETLHPVQAAFVENDGFQCGYCTPGQICATVALLDEVKRGCASAITADLNSPPQLAQLSETEIRERLSGNLCRCSAYNGIVAAVQQATGQTPPDPTALMLVQDAEESA
- a CDS encoding type II toxin-antitoxin system ParD family antitoxin, translated to MQIVLPPELEELVQRQLVSGKYQTAIDVLIAGAKLLEQQEDIYQGRLQELQQEALIGWEAAQRGELVDGSTAMTQIRANLHSRHATQP
- a CDS encoding type II toxin-antitoxin system RelE/ParE family toxin; translation: MTPQFRLTEPAIRDIEQIADYIARESGLAQADRFLTRLDAKFAKIAQFPNLGRQRSEILPGLRSLPMDRYLILYIPANQDVDILRVVSGYRDLPALFADSDE